The segment CGGGCGTGACGAAGACGGTGGAGATGACGCCCGGCATCGGTGCGCCGACATGGGCGGCATTGCCGACCTCGGCCTTGCGGCGGACAGCGCTGCCGGACGCACCGTGGGCGCGATCCGGCACCTTGATACGGCGCGGCTGGCCGTTGAGTTCGAAGAACACCGTCACCATGCCCTTCTCATCGGTCGCCGTCATAGCCTGATTGACGATGACAAGGGTTTTGCCCTTCTCGATCTCGGCAAACAGCTCGTCGCCTTCCTTCAGCCCGTAGAAATAGGCAGGCGTCGACAAGACCGAGACTGGACCGTAAGTATCGGCGGCCAGCGCATAGTCGGTGAAGACCTTCGGATACATCAGATAGGAGGCGAATTCGAAATCGTTGACCTTGCGTTCCAGCTTGGTCTCGATGACCTTACGCTCCGCATCGAGATCGGCCTCGGCGAGCAGCGAGCCCGGCCGCACCGTATAGGGCTTGTCGCCTTTCAGCGCCTTCTTCTGAAGCGCAGCCGGCCATCCGGACGGCGGCTGGCCGAGATCTCCCTTCAGCATGGAGACGACCGAGTCCGGGAAGGCGATATCCTTGGCCGGATTTTCGACATCGGCAACCGTCAGGTCCTGGGAAACCATCATCAGTGCCATATCGCCGACCACCTTGGAGGATGGCGTCACCTTGACGATATCGCCAAACATCTGGTTGGCATCGGCATAGGCCTGGGCCACCCGATGCCAACGGGTTTCGAGGCCGAGCGAACGGGCCTGCTCCTTGAGATTGGTGAACTGGCCGCCCGGCATTTCGTGCAGATAGACTTCCGAGGCCGGTCCTTTGAGGTCGCTTTCGAAGGCCGCATATTGATTGCGCACCGCCTCCCAGTAGAAGGAGATGCGGCGGATCCATTCGGGATCGAGGCCGGGATCGCGCTCCGTGCCCTTCAGGGCTTCGACGATCGAGCCGAGGCAGGGTTGCGAGGTATTGCCCGAAAGCGCATCCATCGCCGCATCGACCGCATCGACACCGGCGTCCACGGCGGCCAGCACGGTTGCGGCTGCAATGCCCGACGTGTCGTGCGTGTGGAAGTGGATCGGCAGGCCGGTCGCCTCGCGCAGCGCCTTGAACAGCACCTTGGCCGCCGCCGGCTTCAGGAGGCCCGCCATGTCCTTCAGGGCGATGATATGGGCGCCGGCCTTTTCCAGCTCGACGGCGAGATCGGTATAATATTTGAGATCGTACTTCGGGCGGGCGGAATTGAGGATATCGCCGGTGTAGCAGATGGCTGCTTCACAGAGCTTGTTCTCCTCGGCAATGGCATCCATCGACACGCGCATGTTTTCGACCCAGTTCAGGCAGTCGAAGACGCGGAAAAGATCGATGCCGCCCTTGGCTGCCTGGCGGACGAAATATTTGACGACATTGTCGGGATAGTTGGTGTAGCCGACGCCGTTGGCGCCGCGCAGCAGCATCTGCAGGAGCAGGTTCGGCGCACCCTCGCGGATCAGCGACAGACGCTCCCACGGATCTTCAGTCAGGAAGCGCATCGAGACGTCGAAAGTGGCGCCGCCCCAGCATTCCAGCGACAGCAATTGCGGCAGCGCGCGCGCATAGGTGCCGGCGACCCGGGCAATGTCGAAGGTGCGCATGCGGGTGGCGAGCAGCGATTGATGGCCGTCGCGCATCGTCGTGTCGGTCATCAGCACGCGCTTTTCATTGCGCATCCACTCGGCGAACTTCTGCGGGCCGAGCTGATCCAGGCGCTGCTTGCTGCCCTCCGGAACCTTGCCGTCGATATAGGGCAAGACCGGTTCGGCCGCCTTCGGCGACGGCGCCGGCCGGCCGCGGGCCTCCGGATGACCATTGACGGTGACGTCGGCAAGATAGGTCAAAAGCTTGGTGGCGCGGTCCTGGCGCTTGACCTGCTGGAACAGCTCCGGCGTCGTGTCGATGAAGCGCGTCGTATAGCTGTTATCCTTGAACTTCGGATGGGTGATGATCGCTTCGAGGAAGGTGAGGTTCGTCGCCACGCCGCGGATACGGAATTCGCGCAGCGCGCGGTCCATGCGGGCGATCGCCTCGGACGGGCTCGGCGCCCAGGCCGTCACCTTGACGAGCAGCGGATCGTAATAGCGGGTGATGATGGCGCCGGAATAGGAAGTACCGCCATCGAGACGGATACCGAAACCGGAGGCCGAGCGATAGGCGGTGATGCGGCCGTAATCCGGAATGAAATTATGCTCCGGATCTTCCGTGGTGACGCGGCACTGCAGGGCATGGCCGTTGAGATGGATGTCGTCCTGCTTCGGAACGCCCGATTCCGGCGTACCGATGGCGAAGCCGTCGAGAATATGGATCTGCGCCTTGACAATATCGATGCCGGTGACGACTTCGGTGACCGTATGCTCGACCTGGATACGCGGATTGACTTCGATGAAGTAGAATTTGCCGGTGTCGGCATCCATCAGATATTCGACGGTGCCGGCGCCGATATAATTCGTCGCCTGGGCGATTTTCAGCGAATAGGCGGCGAGCTCCTGGCGCTGCGCTTCCGTGAGATAGGGTGCGGGCGCGCGCTCGACGACCTTCTGGTTGCGGCGCTGAACGGAACAGTCGCGTTCGAAGAGATGCACGACATTGCCGTGCGTGTCGCCCAGCACCTGGCTTTCGACATGGCGGGCGCGCTCGACCAGCTTTTCCAGATAGACCTCATCCTTGCCGAAGGCGGCCATCGCCTCGCGCTTGGCTTCGGTCACTTCCTTGGCGAGATCGGCCTTGGAGCGGATGACGCGCATGCCGCGGCCGCCGCCGCCCCAGGAGGCCTTGAGCATGACCGGATAGCCGATCTCCTCGGCCATCTTGGCAACCTCCGCCATATCATCCGGCAGCGGCTCGGTGGCCGGCACGACAGGAACGCCGACCGAAATCGCCAGATTGCGGGCTGCCACCTTGTTGCCGAGCTGGCGCATCGTATCGGCGCGCGGGCCGATGAAAATAATGCCGGCGGCATCGCAGGCATCGACGAATTCCGGGCTTTCCGACAGGAGGCCGTAGCCCGGATGGATGGCATCGGCGCCGGACAGCTTGGCGACGCGGATGATCTCGTCGATCGACAAATAACTCTCGATCGGCCCGAGATCGCGGGCAAGATGCGGGCCGCGGCCGACCTGATAGCTTTCATCAGCCTTGAAGCGATGCAGCGCGAGTTTGTCCTCCTCGGCCCAGATGGCGACTGTTTTTATGCCGAGCTCATTGGCCGCGCGAAACACGCGGATGGCAATCTCGGAACGGTTGGCAACCAGGATTTTGGAAATGGGCAATGCGCTCTCCCTCACGAAGCCGATAGCGGGCATGCTGCACCCGCGAAGGAAATTCTTAACTTCTTGTCACAAGAAGTTCAATTTCCCCTGCGACATCCGGCATCAAAATAGTTGCCATTACGGAATAAGTCCGTTTCTAAAAGCGATGGCAACGATATGTTGGCGGTTCTTGGCGTTCAGCTTGCCCTGGATGCTGTTCATGTACCAATCGACGGTGTGATTGGAGATCTTGAGCATCCGGCTGATTTCCATGGACGTCATGCCTTCTGCCAGGTGGTTCAACACCTCCACCTCGCGCCGGGTCAAATTGACGTCGATTGTCGCCGGCTGTTCCAGCGAATGCGCTTCGTTGCGAAATTCCAGGAGCCGCCAGAAAGCTTTTTTTGCCACCGCGTCGAAAAGGGAGATTTCTGCGGGCGACAGGTCGACCATGTTGCCGCCGACCGTCATGCTGCCGAGCAGACCATTGCGTCCATGAATGGGGAAGATATAGCCGTCGATCAGCCCGTTGGTGCGGGCATCGGCCATCATCTGCTCCATGCGCCGGCGCAGCGGATCGCCCTTCAGCGCCGCCATGGCATCGCGCCAGCGGAAAGGCCGTTGCGCGCGGCCGAGATAGCGGATGGTCGGGTCGACAAGCAGGTATTTCTTGGCGACATAAGTGAGGGGCCATTTGTCGGGCCAGCGTCCGGCCAGCATCAGAGTCATCGGGTCCGTATTCGGCCGCGGCTGCTTCAGCAGACCATAAAAATCGAACTTATAAGACCGCAGCACCAGCTCCAGCTCCGCTACGACGTTCTTGGCTAGCTTGCATTCTTCAATGACCACAAGCAATTGTATTAAGGAACGAATATTCATATGCACCCCTGGCCCGAAGGCCTGGTTGTTCGTCAGCAGTTGCCGCCTCATTTTCCGCTCGGCCTCCGAGGCGGCCGATGGCGGGCAAACATAATCGGATCGAAATTAAATTAAACGTCATTGGCGAAAAATTCAGTCATCAACCCTGAATAGCAACCGCATCGCCGCGCGACAATGCCATGATATGAACTATTCTCACATTGCCGCACTTCTCCGGCGGCCGATTGCGCACCCTTGCGGCTAAGGGCAAGACGCCTAAAAATTCCCCTGAAAAAACAGCGTCAGATTCCGTTAATCGCCGGTTCAGGAACCAATCTGTAGCATCCCAGCATTCCCAATTTCGCAGATGCACAGAGGGTACCTGACGTGTCGCTGTTCAAAGTCTATGCAAGAGCCCTGAAGTATCTTGGCGCGTATCGATATCGCGTCTGGATGGTTGTCATCGCAAACATCGCACTGGCGATGACGACCATTTACGAGCCGGTTCTGTTCGGCCGCATCTTCGACGCCATCGCCAAGAAACAGGCCGTGGCGCCGACCATGATGCTGTGGGCCGGTTTCGCCGTCTTCAGCGCGGTCGCTTTCATCGTCGTTTCCCGCGAGGCGGATCGTCTCGCCCACGGACGTCGCGCCTCGCTGCTGACCGAAGCGTTCAGCCGCATCATCTCCATGCCGCTCTCCTGGCATAGCCAGCGCGGCACGGCGAGCGCGCTGAACACGCTGCTGCGCGCCTGCGAAGCCCTCTTCGGCCTATGGCTCGAATTCATGCGCAACCACCTGTCGACGGCAGTGGCTCTCGTCGTGATGATCCCGACTGCCATATCCATGGACCTGCGCTTGTCGGCCGTTCTCATCCTACTCGGCGTCTTCTACTGGATCATCGGCCGCCTCGTCATG is part of the Rhizobium sp. CB3090 genome and harbors:
- the pyc gene encoding pyruvate carboxylase; amino-acid sequence: MPISKILVANRSEIAIRVFRAANELGIKTVAIWAEEDKLALHRFKADESYQVGRGPHLARDLGPIESYLSIDEIIRVAKLSGADAIHPGYGLLSESPEFVDACDAAGIIFIGPRADTMRQLGNKVAARNLAISVGVPVVPATEPLPDDMAEVAKMAEEIGYPVMLKASWGGGGRGMRVIRSKADLAKEVTEAKREAMAAFGKDEVYLEKLVERARHVESQVLGDTHGNVVHLFERDCSVQRRNQKVVERAPAPYLTEAQRQELAAYSLKIAQATNYIGAGTVEYLMDADTGKFYFIEVNPRIQVEHTVTEVVTGIDIVKAQIHILDGFAIGTPESGVPKQDDIHLNGHALQCRVTTEDPEHNFIPDYGRITAYRSASGFGIRLDGGTSYSGAIITRYYDPLLVKVTAWAPSPSEAIARMDRALREFRIRGVATNLTFLEAIITHPKFKDNSYTTRFIDTTPELFQQVKRQDRATKLLTYLADVTVNGHPEARGRPAPSPKAAEPVLPYIDGKVPEGSKQRLDQLGPQKFAEWMRNEKRVLMTDTTMRDGHQSLLATRMRTFDIARVAGTYARALPQLLSLECWGGATFDVSMRFLTEDPWERLSLIREGAPNLLLQMLLRGANGVGYTNYPDNVVKYFVRQAAKGGIDLFRVFDCLNWVENMRVSMDAIAEENKLCEAAICYTGDILNSARPKYDLKYYTDLAVELEKAGAHIIALKDMAGLLKPAAAKVLFKALREATGLPIHFHTHDTSGIAAATVLAAVDAGVDAVDAAMDALSGNTSQPCLGSIVEALKGTERDPGLDPEWIRRISFYWEAVRNQYAAFESDLKGPASEVYLHEMPGGQFTNLKEQARSLGLETRWHRVAQAYADANQMFGDIVKVTPSSKVVGDMALMMVSQDLTVADVENPAKDIAFPDSVVSMLKGDLGQPPSGWPAALQKKALKGDKPYTVRPGSLLAEADLDAERKVIETKLERKVNDFEFASYLMYPKVFTDYALAADTYGPVSVLSTPAYFYGLKEGDELFAEIEKGKTLVIVNQAMTATDEKGMVTVFFELNGQPRRIKVPDRAHGASGSAVRRKAEVGNAAHVGAPMPGVISTVFVTPGQELKAGDVLVSIEAMKMETALHAEKDGTIAEVLVRAGDQIDAKDLLVVYGG
- a CDS encoding LuxR family transcriptional regulator yields the protein MNIRSLIQLLVVIEECKLAKNVVAELELVLRSYKFDFYGLLKQPRPNTDPMTLMLAGRWPDKWPLTYVAKKYLLVDPTIRYLGRAQRPFRWRDAMAALKGDPLRRRMEQMMADARTNGLIDGYIFPIHGRNGLLGSMTVGGNMVDLSPAEISLFDAVAKKAFWRLLEFRNEAHSLEQPATIDVNLTRREVEVLNHLAEGMTSMEISRMLKISNHTVDWYMNSIQGKLNAKNRQHIVAIAFRNGLIP